A section of the Gemmatimonadales bacterium genome encodes:
- a CDS encoding metal-sensitive transcriptional regulator: MTAPHPTHAVALPTDTKAALAKRLRRIEGQVRGLQKMVDDERYCADVLVQISSVQEALRGVGRVLLHNHLTHCTTTAIRSGDESEAARVIDELIDLWGR; encoded by the coding sequence ATGACCGCTCCCCATCCGACCCACGCCGTGGCACTCCCGACCGACACCAAGGCTGCGCTGGCCAAGCGGCTCCGACGCATCGAAGGTCAGGTGCGCGGCCTGCAGAAGATGGTGGACGATGAGCGCTATTGCGCCGACGTGCTGGTGCAGATCTCATCGGTCCAGGAAGCGCTCCGCGGCGTGGGCCGGGTGCTGTTGCACAATCACCTGACCCACTGCACCACAACGGCGATCAGGTCAGGTGATGAGTCAGAAGCGGCGCGGGTGATCGACGAACTCATCGACCTCTGGGGCCGATGA